The following proteins are co-located in the Paralichthys olivaceus isolate ysfri-2021 chromosome 2, ASM2471397v2, whole genome shotgun sequence genome:
- the LOC109629107 gene encoding serine/threonine/tyrosine-interacting-like protein 1 isoform X1 — protein sequence MSEVRTCEPFELYNLLNQCRAVSRLADINYLCLVDAREIQDYNTSHIITAKSVKMDSDGKFFLPVAVEVDTMQHVVVYDSNTSCLQENGRAAECAQVLAQASLCPVNIIRGGFQRFSALYPFLRTEKMMYTIMELENLKTYPVEIIAGQLYMGDMKQGVDSSILTDLKISTIISISQTDTLESMKGNQAILNIPVANSVLSDLYSSFERICSFIGSHMNMDSRVLVVSRQGRSRCSAVIIAFVMQHLKYTLEEAWKYLLKCKPSMRPNTGFLQQLSDWELHTMGTKVTDISEPLF from the exons ATGTCTGAAGTCAGGACGTGTGAACCGTTTGAGCTTTACAACCTCCTCAACCAGTGCAGGGCTGTGTCGAGACTGGCAGACATCAACTACCTCTGTTTGGTTG ATGCACGTGAAATTCAAGATTACAACACGAGTCACATCATAACAGCAAAGAGTGTGAAAATG GATTCAGATGGTAAATTCTTCTTGCCAGTGGCTGTGGAGGTGGACACTATGCAGCACGTGGTCGTCTACGACAGCAACACAAGCTGTTTGCAGGAAAATG GCAGAGCAGCGGAATGTGCTCAGGTCCTGGCTCAAGCGAGTCTCTGTCCGGTCAACATAATAAGAGGAGGCTTTCAGAGGTTCTCAGCTCTGTACCCATTCTTaaggacagagaaaatgatgtaCACCATCATG GAGTTGGAAAACCTGAAGACTTATCCAGTGGAGATCATAGCAGGGCAGCTGTATATGGGTGACATGAAACAGGGCGTGGACTCCAGTATCCTCACAGACCTGAAAATCAGCACCATCATCAGCATCTCACAGACTGACACTCTGGA GTCCATGAAGGGGAACCAGGCCATTCTTAACATCCCTGTGGCTAATTCAGTGCTCTCTGATTTGTATTCAAGTTTTGAAAGGATTTGCAGTTTTATTG GGTCACACATGAACATGGACTCTCGTGTCCTAGTAGTTTCCAGACAGGGCAGAAGCCGCTGCAGCGCTGTTATCATTGCCTTTGTCATGCAGCACCTCAAATACACACTGGAG GAGGCCTGGAAGTATCTGCTGAAATGTAAACCCAGCATGAGGCCAAACACAGGCTTTCTACAGCAGCTGTCTGACTGGGAGCTTCACACCATGGGAACTAAAGTGACTGACATCTCTGAACCTCTTTTTTAA
- the LOC109629107 gene encoding serine/threonine/tyrosine-interacting-like protein 1 isoform X2, whose product MLFFVLRCLKSGRVNRLSFTTSSTSAGLCRDWQTSTTSVWLDSDGKFFLPVAVEVDTMQHVVVYDSNTSCLQENGRAAECAQVLAQASLCPVNIIRGGFQRFSALYPFLRTEKMMYTIMELENLKTYPVEIIAGQLYMGDMKQGVDSSILTDLKISTIISISQTDTLESMKGNQAILNIPVANSVLSDLYSSFERICSFIGSHMNMDSRVLVVSRQGRSRCSAVIIAFVMQHLKYTLEEAWKYLLKCKPSMRPNTGFLQQLSDWELHTMGTKVTDISEPLF is encoded by the exons atgttgtttttcGTCCTGCGATGTCTGAAGTCAGGACGTGTGAACCGTTTGAGCTTTACAACCTCCTCAACCAGTGCAGGGCTGTGTCGAGACTGGCAGACATCAACTACCTCTGTTTGGTTG GATTCAGATGGTAAATTCTTCTTGCCAGTGGCTGTGGAGGTGGACACTATGCAGCACGTGGTCGTCTACGACAGCAACACAAGCTGTTTGCAGGAAAATG GCAGAGCAGCGGAATGTGCTCAGGTCCTGGCTCAAGCGAGTCTCTGTCCGGTCAACATAATAAGAGGAGGCTTTCAGAGGTTCTCAGCTCTGTACCCATTCTTaaggacagagaaaatgatgtaCACCATCATG GAGTTGGAAAACCTGAAGACTTATCCAGTGGAGATCATAGCAGGGCAGCTGTATATGGGTGACATGAAACAGGGCGTGGACTCCAGTATCCTCACAGACCTGAAAATCAGCACCATCATCAGCATCTCACAGACTGACACTCTGGA GTCCATGAAGGGGAACCAGGCCATTCTTAACATCCCTGTGGCTAATTCAGTGCTCTCTGATTTGTATTCAAGTTTTGAAAGGATTTGCAGTTTTATTG GGTCACACATGAACATGGACTCTCGTGTCCTAGTAGTTTCCAGACAGGGCAGAAGCCGCTGCAGCGCTGTTATCATTGCCTTTGTCATGCAGCACCTCAAATACACACTGGAG GAGGCCTGGAAGTATCTGCTGAAATGTAAACCCAGCATGAGGCCAAACACAGGCTTTCTACAGCAGCTGTCTGACTGGGAGCTTCACACCATGGGAACTAAAGTGACTGACATCTCTGAACCTCTTTTTTAA